A stretch of Alkalicella caledoniensis DNA encodes these proteins:
- a CDS encoding helix-turn-helix domain-containing protein → MDEQLLTMADLARRWQVHPTTIRNWINEGKLDPIKHLLPTVRFHPDYIRQIEEVTPGKMSFVERRKLKNEIEQLQKENEELKKATRTVYREFAKFMDLGLKEAWQ, encoded by the coding sequence TTGGACGAACAACTACTAACTATGGCAGATTTAGCACGTAGATGGCAAGTACACCCTACCACAATAAGAAATTGGATAAACGAAGGCAAGCTAGATCCAATTAAACATTTGTTGCCAACTGTAAGATTTCATCCTGACTACATAAGACAAATAGAAGAAGTTACACCAGGAAAGATGAGTTTTGTGGAGCGTAGAAAACTCAAAAACGAAATTGAGCAATTACAAAAGGAGAACGAAGAACTTAAAAAAGCAACAAGGACAGTATATAGAGAGTTTGCTAAATTTATGGATTTAGGACTAAAGGAGGCATGGCAATAA
- a CDS encoding Rha family transcriptional regulator, with the protein MNELVKVKNGEVQIDSRMIAKHFGKEHKNVLRDIQDEISKLEYGGLEGKLIFEPSSYISQQNKALPCYTMTEEGALQLAARYDAVARRKLIMLIKELKQQFKKLSPLEQLRLQYEVMENHEERLLNLENTMTIDYGQQQDLQTISKKRVLECLGGKESRAYKSKGLAARMFSSMWKDFKDYFEINSYKNTPKKEIAAAIDFIKGWQPNGKLQREIERSNLETNLFEEVV; encoded by the coding sequence ATGAATGAACTGGTTAAAGTAAAAAACGGTGAGGTTCAAATCGACAGTAGAATGATCGCTAAACATTTTGGAAAAGAACACAAAAATGTACTTAGAGATATCCAGGATGAAATTTCAAAACTTGAATATGGTGGATTAGAAGGTAAGCTCATTTTTGAGCCTTCCTCATACATCAGCCAACAGAATAAGGCTTTGCCATGCTACACAATGACTGAAGAAGGAGCATTACAATTAGCAGCTCGGTACGATGCAGTAGCCAGAAGGAAGTTAATCATGCTAATTAAAGAGTTAAAACAACAATTTAAGAAATTGAGTCCACTGGAACAACTAAGACTTCAATACGAAGTAATGGAAAACCATGAAGAAAGATTACTTAACTTAGAAAACACAATGACTATCGACTATGGCCAGCAACAAGACTTACAAACTATTAGCAAAAAAAGAGTATTAGAATGTTTGGGTGGCAAAGAAAGTCGTGCATATAAGAGCAAGGGGCTTGCAGCTAGAATGTTCAGTTCAATGTGGAAAGATTTCAAAGATTATTTTGAAATAAATAGTTACAAAAACACTCCTAAAAAAGAGATAGCAGCAGCCATTGATTTTATAAAAGGATGGCAACCAAACGGAAAATTACAAAGAGAGATAGAGAGATCTAACTTGGAGACAAATCTTTTCGAGGAGGTAGTGTAA
- a CDS encoding helix-turn-helix transcriptional regulator, protein MVNSNKLKGRIVELGLTQRDIAKALNIALPTASQKINNVRTMDINEAFIIAEVLKIPDDDFREYFFKD, encoded by the coding sequence ATGGTCAATTCTAATAAGTTAAAAGGAAGAATAGTAGAGCTGGGATTAACACAAAGGGACATAGCAAAAGCTTTAAATATCGCATTACCTACAGCGAGCCAGAAAATTAATAATGTTAGAACTATGGATATAAATGAAGCTTTTATAATAGCAGAAGTGTTAAAAATTCCGGATGATGATTTTAGAGAATATTTTTTTAAGGATTAA
- the lexA gene encoding transcriptional repressor LexA, with protein sequence MNKKIGKRIELKRKEKGLTLKELGDKIGVASSTILRYEKGEISTIKLPVIESIAKILEVDPAWLVLKSDNPAPAKITKSDIKQIPVLGSIAAGTPILAEENIEDYFSIDGRIKADFALNIKGDSMINAGINEGDIVFIHQTPTLENGEIGAILVEGEATLKKFYKNEDSIVLQSENNKYPPMVFTGGDIKILGKLSAVLNISK encoded by the coding sequence TTGAATAAAAAGATTGGTAAAAGAATTGAATTGAAAAGAAAAGAAAAAGGCTTAACTCTTAAAGAGCTTGGGGATAAAATTGGTGTAGCTAGTTCCACAATCCTTAGATACGAGAAGGGAGAAATAAGTACTATTAAACTTCCCGTAATAGAAAGTATTGCTAAAATTCTCGAAGTTGATCCAGCATGGCTAGTATTGAAAAGTGACAATCCAGCCCCTGCAAAAATAACTAAATCAGATATAAAACAAATACCCGTACTTGGTTCAATAGCTGCAGGAACTCCAATACTAGCAGAGGAAAACATAGAAGATTACTTTAGCATAGACGGTAGAATTAAAGCTGATTTTGCTCTTAATATAAAAGGCGATAGTATGATAAACGCAGGTATAAATGAAGGTGATATAGTCTTTATACACCAGACACCAACCCTAGAAAATGGCGAGATAGGTGCTATACTAGTTGAAGGTGAAGCCACACTTAAAAAATTCTACAAAAATGAGGATAGTATTGTTTTACAGTCAGAAAATAATAAATACCCACCAATGGTATTCACTGGGGGTGATATAAAAATTTTAGGCAAGCTATCAGCTGTACTTAACATTTCAAAATAG
- a CDS encoding LexA family protein — translation MDEGKIISTLVAVKGDKLIFKNSCDVSPLPNGFDADYAYVAKDDAMESNKIRENSTVLVSKTLNLRNGDIALVVVEGNIIIRKFTKSKKMIVLEADNSAYPTIIRSEELVTILGRLSAVFHKFD, via the coding sequence ATGGATGAAGGAAAAATCATCTCTACACTTGTCGCAGTAAAGGGTGATAAGCTTATATTTAAAAATAGTTGTGATGTTTCTCCCTTACCTAATGGCTTTGATGCTGATTACGCATATGTTGCTAAAGATGATGCAATGGAAAGTAATAAAATAAGGGAAAATTCTACAGTCTTAGTTTCAAAAACACTGAACTTAAGAAATGGAGATATAGCCCTTGTTGTGGTTGAGGGTAATATTATTATTCGTAAATTTACTAAAAGCAAGAAAATGATTGTTTTAGAAGCTGACAATAGTGCATATCCTACCATCATACGTAGTGAAGAGTTAGTAACGATTTTAGGACGTTTATCTGCAGTATTTCACAAGTTTGATTAA
- a CDS encoding site-specific integrase produces the protein MDYKVSYREKDKGIQCIINYKDQYGKWKQKSKQGFKRQKDAKPWIENTLEDIREIMRLSPSREYEGITFGSFKEVYIEHAKIHLQANTIKALETSLNKFTVLDPMDIRKIKKMDVQKIVDQLLKTSLKNNTIKLYVTYLGTVFSAAKNDYNLITNIPTQGIKLGDKVSFKTKSQLATSKALTDEELKLLLTDFSKSKYYDLIEFISKTGLRGGEALGVTLDDIDIVNCEIDINKQWKIIKETGKYGFGPLKSDRSYRKVPLPKSYAKELMSRKVVNFSKRLFPYPNTQDLQGSLNKAFKAKGYDITIHILRHTYITKLLASGLIDDETIAQIAGHTVTQLRKTYSHVNKNMRDKAKAIINDIV, from the coding sequence TTGGATTACAAAGTAAGCTACAGAGAAAAAGACAAAGGTATACAGTGTATTATTAATTATAAGGATCAGTACGGTAAGTGGAAACAAAAATCAAAACAGGGTTTTAAAAGGCAAAAAGATGCTAAACCATGGATTGAAAACACGCTAGAGGATATAAGAGAAATTATGAGATTATCTCCTAGCAGAGAATACGAAGGAATTACCTTTGGGAGTTTCAAAGAAGTTTATATTGAACATGCAAAGATACACTTACAAGCAAATACTATAAAAGCTCTTGAAACTTCACTTAATAAGTTTACAGTTCTTGACCCAATGGACATAAGAAAGATTAAAAAGATGGATGTACAAAAAATAGTAGACCAACTTTTGAAAACCAGCCTAAAAAATAACACAATTAAATTATATGTCACCTACCTTGGCACGGTCTTTAGTGCTGCTAAAAACGATTATAACCTAATAACAAACATACCTACTCAAGGAATTAAGCTAGGTGATAAAGTATCTTTTAAGACTAAAAGCCAATTGGCGACCTCAAAGGCCTTAACTGATGAAGAGTTAAAACTATTATTAACCGACTTCTCAAAGAGTAAATATTATGATCTAATAGAGTTTATAAGCAAAACTGGCTTGCGCGGGGGAGAAGCTTTAGGGGTTACATTAGATGATATAGATATAGTAAATTGTGAGATTGATATAAATAAACAATGGAAAATTATAAAAGAAACTGGCAAGTATGGGTTTGGACCTTTAAAGTCTGATAGATCATATAGAAAGGTACCATTACCAAAATCTTATGCAAAAGAACTTATGTCACGTAAAGTAGTTAATTTCAGCAAGAGGCTATTTCCTTACCCAAATACCCAGGACTTACAAGGCTCTCTGAACAAAGCATTTAAGGCTAAGGGCTATGATATAACTATACATATACTAAGACATACCTATATAACTAAACTGCTAGCCAGCGGCTTAATAGATGATGAGACAATAGCCCAGATAGCCGGGCATACCGTAACACAGTTAAGAAAAACATATTCACACGTAAATAAAAACATGCGCGATAAAGCAAAAGCGATAATAAATGATATCGTTTAA
- the guaB gene encoding IMP dehydrogenase, with amino-acid sequence MEKFIENGLTFDDVLLVPAKSDVLPKDVVLKTRLTNKITLNMPLISAGMDTVTESKMAIAVAREGGIGVIHKNMTIEKQATEVDRVKRSEHGVITNPFFLTKDNSIEEAAALMSKYRISGVPITEEGKLIGIITNRDLRFEQDFDQPIKNVMTSENLVVAPVGTDLMTAKDILMKHKIEKLPIVDDNYNLKGLITIKDIEKAIIYPNSAKDSDGRLLVAAAVGVSQDTMERIDELVKAKVDVIVVDTAHGHSAGVLRTIRAIKEKYPDLEIIGGNVATKEATVDLIKAGVSAVKVGIGPGSICTTRVVAGVGVPQITAVHQCAEAANEYNIPVIADGGVKYSGDIVKAIAAGASTVMLGGLLAGTEESPGDMEIYKGRSYKVYRGMGSIGAMKEGSKDRYFQDDQKKLVPEGIEGRVPYKGYVAETIYQLLGGLRAGMGYCGSKSLEELKKAQFIKITGAGLRESHPHDVEITKESPNYSV; translated from the coding sequence TTGGAAAAGTTTATAGAAAATGGTTTGACTTTTGACGATGTTTTACTGGTACCAGCAAAATCTGATGTTTTGCCAAAAGATGTGGTGCTAAAAACCCGCCTAACTAACAAAATCACCTTAAACATGCCTCTAATTAGTGCGGGCATGGACACCGTAACAGAATCTAAGATGGCAATAGCAGTAGCTAGAGAAGGTGGGATTGGTGTAATTCATAAGAATATGACCATTGAAAAACAGGCTACAGAAGTGGACAGAGTAAAAAGATCAGAGCATGGGGTTATAACAAATCCATTTTTTTTAACAAAGGATAATTCAATTGAAGAAGCTGCTGCACTGATGAGCAAATACCGTATATCAGGAGTGCCTATAACTGAAGAAGGTAAACTTATCGGAATTATAACAAACAGGGATTTAAGGTTTGAGCAAGACTTTGACCAACCTATAAAAAACGTAATGACATCTGAGAATCTAGTTGTAGCTCCAGTTGGTACTGACTTAATGACTGCTAAAGATATACTGATGAAACACAAAATTGAGAAACTACCTATAGTAGATGACAACTATAATTTAAAAGGACTAATTACCATTAAAGATATTGAAAAAGCAATAATATATCCAAACTCTGCTAAAGACAGTGACGGAAGGTTACTTGTAGCAGCTGCAGTGGGAGTAAGTCAAGATACCATGGAAAGAATTGATGAACTTGTGAAGGCCAAGGTTGATGTAATTGTTGTTGACACTGCACATGGGCACTCGGCAGGTGTATTGAGGACTATCAGGGCCATTAAAGAGAAATACCCTGACCTGGAAATAATAGGCGGAAATGTGGCAACAAAAGAAGCAACAGTGGATTTAATAAAAGCTGGTGTGTCTGCCGTTAAAGTTGGCATAGGCCCAGGATCAATCTGTACTACTAGAGTAGTGGCTGGAGTTGGTGTTCCTCAAATAACAGCTGTGCATCAATGTGCTGAAGCTGCAAATGAATATAACATACCTGTTATTGCTGACGGAGGAGTTAAGTACTCAGGGGATATTGTTAAAGCCATTGCAGCGGGAGCATCCACTGTAATGTTAGGTGGTTTATTAGCAGGAACAGAAGAGAGCCCTGGGGATATGGAAATCTATAAAGGGCGTAGCTACAAAGTGTATAGAGGTATGGGATCAATAGGAGCAATGAAGGAAGGAAGTAAAGACCGATATTTCCAGGACGATCAAAAAAAGTTGGTTCCTGAAGGAATTGAAGGAAGGGTACCATACAAAGGTTACGTGGCAGAAACCATTTATCAGTTATTGGGTGGACTGCGTGCTGGAATGGGTTACTGTGGATCAAAAAGCCTCGAAGAACTAAAGAAAGCTCAGTTTATTAAAATAACTGGTGCAGGATTAAGAGAAAGCCATCCTCATGATGTAGAAATAACTAAAGAATCTCCTAATTATAGTGTATAG
- a CDS encoding glycine betaine ABC transporter substrate-binding protein, with protein MKNFKSIFMVTAIVLIMSLTFVGCTSGTDNENDQQEVSISYVNWACATASTYLVKNILEIEYEYDVTLHDLEAGQMWQGLSTGDADFILAAWLPNTHSNYYSQFKDEVVNVGANYHGAMVGLVVPTYVDIDSIEELNANIDKFEGQIVGIDSGAGIMAATNNAIEEYDLDLNLLESSDAAMTAELSRAIANNEWVVVTGWAPHWKFADFDLKFLEDPKDVYGGEETINTIAREGFATDHPEIQTFLEKYYLSPEELGGLIATMEEYSNRDEAAQVWIEQNRELVDSWLN; from the coding sequence ATGAAGAATTTTAAAAGTATTTTTATGGTAACAGCTATTGTTTTAATAATGTCTTTGACTTTTGTTGGCTGTACAAGTGGAACAGATAATGAAAATGATCAACAAGAGGTTAGTATCTCATATGTAAACTGGGCATGTGCCACTGCTAGTACATATCTAGTTAAAAACATTCTTGAAATTGAGTATGAATATGACGTAACATTGCATGACTTAGAGGCTGGTCAGATGTGGCAAGGTCTATCAACGGGTGATGCAGACTTTATTTTAGCTGCATGGCTACCTAATACCCACTCTAACTACTATAGTCAATTTAAAGACGAAGTAGTCAATGTTGGGGCAAACTACCATGGGGCTATGGTTGGCTTAGTAGTACCAACATATGTGGATATCGATAGTATTGAGGAACTTAACGCAAACATTGATAAATTTGAAGGACAAATAGTAGGTATAGATTCAGGTGCAGGGATAATGGCTGCAACTAACAATGCCATTGAAGAGTATGATTTGGATTTAAACCTTCTTGAGAGTAGTGATGCTGCTATGACAGCGGAGCTAAGTAGAGCTATCGCTAATAATGAATGGGTTGTTGTTACAGGTTGGGCACCACACTGGAAATTTGCAGACTTCGATCTAAAGTTCTTAGAAGACCCTAAAGACGTCTATGGTGGTGAAGAAACAATTAATACTATTGCCCGTGAGGGTTTCGCAACAGACCACCCCGAAATACAAACTTTCCTAGAAAAATACTACCTATCACCAGAAGAACTAGGGGGTTTAATTGCAACAATGGAGGAATATAGTAATAGGGATGAAGCAGCTCAAGTTTGGATTGAACAAAATAGGGAGTTAGTAGATAGTTGGTTAAACTAA
- a CDS encoding ABC transporter permease, whose translation MILPRIPVGTWFEAFVDFIDMVFKSQFDNIRKMVAGMVGFFESILHLLPFWLLIIILALLVYKITGRGVAIFTVVGLLLIENIELWDQSIQTLSLVLTSTIITLIIAIPLGILAAKNNVVDKIVRPVLDFMQTMPAFVYLLPAVTFFRIGIVPAVMATIIFAMPPAVRLTNLGIRQVPDELVEAGNAFGSTWYQMLFKIQLPQALPTIMAGINQCIMLSLSMVVIASMIGAGGLGQVVRSGISNFDIGMGFEGGIAVVIIAIILDRLTQSVGVKK comes from the coding sequence ATGATATTGCCTAGAATCCCTGTAGGAACTTGGTTTGAAGCTTTTGTTGATTTTATTGATATGGTTTTTAAGAGCCAGTTCGACAATATAAGGAAAATGGTAGCAGGAATGGTGGGATTCTTCGAGAGCATACTGCACTTATTGCCTTTTTGGTTGTTAATTATTATACTAGCTTTACTTGTTTACAAAATCACAGGTAGAGGAGTAGCTATTTTTACAGTTGTCGGACTACTATTAATAGAAAATATTGAGTTGTGGGATCAATCGATTCAGACATTATCCTTAGTATTGACATCCACCATAATAACTTTGATAATTGCAATACCATTAGGAATCTTAGCAGCAAAAAATAATGTGGTGGATAAAATAGTAAGACCAGTATTAGACTTTATGCAAACAATGCCTGCATTTGTATACTTGCTACCGGCAGTTACCTTCTTTAGAATAGGTATCGTCCCAGCAGTAATGGCTACAATAATATTTGCTATGCCCCCTGCGGTCAGGTTAACAAACCTTGGAATAAGGCAAGTACCAGATGAATTGGTTGAAGCAGGCAACGCATTTGGATCCACATGGTATCAGATGCTATTTAAGATACAGCTACCCCAAGCTTTGCCGACCATTATGGCAGGTATAAATCAATGTATTATGCTATCTCTATCTATGGTAGTTATTGCTTCAATGATTGGTGCGGGAGGATTAGGTCAGGTAGTAAGAAGTGGAATTTCTAACTTTGATATAGGAATGGGTTTTGAAGGTGGTATAGCAGTAGTAATTATTGCTATTATACTAGATAGGCTTACACAGAGTGTTGGAGTTAAAAAATAG
- a CDS encoding quaternary amine ABC transporter ATP-binding protein codes for MGKKISVRNLYKVFGKKPKRGLKLIEEGMSKDSILKNTGLTVGINNVSFDVNEGEIFVIMGLSGSGKSTLVRCLNRLVEPTKGEILIDGTDILKMENKNLREVRRKSVSMVFQNFALLPNRTIIKNVEYGLEVQGIDKEIRSTKAREALSLVGLEGYENSLPDQLSGGMKQRVGLARALANDPEILLMDEAFSALDPLIRGDMQDELLELQHKMKKTIIFITHDLDEALKIGDRIMLMKDGEAVQIGTADEILSKPANDYVRRFVDGVNKNELLTAADIMVKPFTTVDISQGPRTCLKEMKKYGLEVLLVTDKSKRLEGIVEIDDIYKLIESGESKIESIVKDHISRVSLNASLNEVLESTFSNSIPTAVVNEKGKLMGVIVKGSILEALLPERSDDIA; via the coding sequence ATGGGGAAGAAAATTAGTGTTAGAAATCTTTACAAGGTTTTTGGCAAGAAGCCAAAGAGGGGATTAAAGTTAATTGAAGAGGGAATGTCAAAGGACAGTATTCTTAAAAATACGGGTTTAACAGTGGGGATTAACAATGTAAGCTTTGATGTGAATGAAGGGGAAATCTTCGTAATAATGGGCTTGTCGGGAAGTGGAAAATCTACACTTGTTCGTTGCTTAAACAGGCTTGTTGAGCCCACTAAAGGTGAGATTCTTATTGATGGAACAGATATATTAAAAATGGAAAACAAGAATCTACGAGAAGTAAGAAGAAAATCCGTAAGTATGGTTTTTCAGAACTTCGCTCTATTACCAAATAGAACAATTATTAAAAATGTTGAATATGGATTAGAGGTACAAGGAATTGATAAAGAGATCAGGAGTACTAAAGCTAGGGAAGCACTTAGTTTAGTAGGTTTGGAGGGTTATGAAAATAGTCTACCAGACCAGTTAAGTGGCGGTATGAAACAAAGAGTGGGATTGGCCCGTGCTTTAGCCAATGATCCAGAGATACTTCTAATGGATGAGGCTTTTAGTGCATTGGACCCTCTGATTAGAGGAGATATGCAGGATGAATTATTGGAGCTTCAACATAAGATGAAGAAAACCATTATTTTTATAACACACGATTTAGATGAAGCATTAAAGATAGGTGACAGAATAATGCTGATGAAAGATGGAGAGGCTGTTCAAATCGGAACAGCTGACGAAATTCTCAGTAAACCTGCCAATGATTATGTTCGTAGGTTTGTAGATGGTGTTAACAAAAATGAGCTACTAACCGCTGCTGATATTATGGTTAAGCCATTTACAACAGTGGATATTTCCCAAGGACCTAGAACATGTCTTAAAGAAATGAAAAAATATGGCTTAGAAGTATTATTGGTTACAGATAAAAGTAAGAGATTAGAAGGTATTGTTGAAATAGATGATATTTATAAACTGATAGAATCAGGTGAAAGCAAAATAGAATCTATAGTTAAGGATCATATAAGTAGGGTTAGTTTGAATGCTAGTTTGAATGAAGTTTTAGAATCCACTTTTAGCAACTCTATTCCCACCGCTGTAGTAAATGAAAAGGGGAAGCTAATGGGAGTAATAGTAAAGGGCAGTATATTAGAAGCATTACTCCCTGAAAGGAGTGATGATATTGCCTAG